Proteins from one Actinomycetota bacterium genomic window:
- a CDS encoding DUF5615 family PIN-like protein encodes MFPGSLHVRPLGRGGAGDGAVWDLAREHGCMVVSKDEDFHRLAVLRGGPPKFIWIRLGNCRTDDIAQLLRRHSEDIARFDQQDVATVLELG; translated from the coding sequence GTGTTCCCCGGCTCCCTGCACGTCCGACCGCTCGGGCGCGGAGGTGCCGGAGACGGAGCAGTCTGGGACCTTGCCCGCGAGCATGGGTGCATGGTCGTCAGCAAGGACGAGGACTTCCATCGGCTAGCCGTGTTGCGCGGCGGGCCACCGAAGTTCATCTGGATCCGCTTGGGCAACTGCCGAACAGATGACATCGCGCAGCTACTCCGACGGCATAGCGAGGACATCGCTCGGTTCGATCAACAGGACGTGGCCACCGTGCTGGAACTAGGTTGA
- a CDS encoding DUF433 domain-containing protein, which produces MELLDRIVVEPDVRFGKPCVRGMRISVGDVLGYLAGGMSETEILADFPQLTHDDIRACLAYAAERERRTLTSPAA; this is translated from the coding sequence ATGGAACTGCTGGATCGGATCGTCGTGGAGCCGGACGTTCGGTTCGGGAAGCCATGTGTGCGCGGGATGCGCATCTCGGTTGGGGATGTGCTCGGCTACCTCGCTGGGGGCATGTCTGAGACAGAGATCCTGGCGGATTTCCCTCAACTCACGCACGATGACATCCGGGCGTGCCTAGCCTACGCGGCAGAACGCGAGCGCCGTACCCTCACCAGCCCCGCCGCCTGA
- a CDS encoding phosphotransferase translates to MNEIQLPQGRVNAGVVRVGDTVRRPTGPWTPTIHAYLDHLERRGFAGAPRVLGTDEEGREILTFIEGEVPHDADWNPGMPNLWPEHLRGGETLRAAGAMLRALHNASAGFVPIDPVWREHGTPMRPDEIVTHGDVGQHNTVYRDGMAVAFIDWDGAMPNLPILEFGKAAWSFVPLGEDRVNRNGGWPTAEEMVERLVVFCRAYGETRRSVIRWALQHSRQRGVEKLRYWKLNAAEAAEALDVIARDLRWFSEHEDTITRALD, encoded by the coding sequence GTGAACGAGATTCAACTCCCACAAGGGCGGGTCAATGCGGGCGTCGTGCGCGTCGGCGACACGGTTCGTCGGCCGACGGGGCCATGGACGCCGACCATCCACGCGTACCTCGATCATCTCGAACGCCGGGGGTTCGCGGGCGCGCCTCGTGTTCTCGGGACCGACGAGGAGGGCCGCGAGATCCTCACGTTCATTGAGGGTGAGGTTCCGCACGATGCGGACTGGAACCCGGGGATGCCGAACCTGTGGCCCGAACATCTTCGCGGGGGCGAGACCCTCCGTGCGGCTGGGGCGATGCTCAGAGCGCTTCACAATGCGTCGGCCGGGTTCGTTCCTATCGATCCGGTGTGGCGTGAGCACGGCACCCCGATGCGGCCTGACGAGATCGTGACGCACGGCGATGTCGGTCAACACAACACCGTCTACCGAGATGGCATGGCGGTCGCGTTCATCGACTGGGACGGCGCGATGCCCAACCTGCCGATCCTCGAGTTCGGGAAAGCGGCATGGAGCTTTGTGCCGCTGGGCGAGGATCGCGTCAACCGCAACGGCGGCTGGCCGACAGCCGAGGAGATGGTCGAGCGGTTGGTCGTTTTCTGTCGCGCGTATGGAGAGACCCGCCGCTCTGTCATCCGGTGGGCCCTGCAGCACAGCAGGCAGCGCGGGGTGGAGAAACTCCGCTACTGGAAGCTGAATGCCGCTGAGGCGGCGGAGGCCCTCGATGTGATCGCGCGCGATCTGCGATGGTTCTCGGAACACGAGGACACCATCACGCGGGCGCTGGATTAA